In the genome of Hippoglossus hippoglossus isolate fHipHip1 chromosome 4, fHipHip1.pri, whole genome shotgun sequence, one region contains:
- the ctns gene encoding cystinosin produces the protein MVGLGLAKRLLSVQLLLLWTLPNISDSRVDLFAPAAVTIEEYSTANITITSSSPVNQSAVIQLNVTYSSKSNYTSVITVPEQVLLPVEATSVNFNVTARAAGQVTTHLISNNTDFNSLSVRIHFMVIHSNILLVISQVIGWIYFVAWSVSFYPQAWDNWKRKSVVGLNFDFLALNLTGFIAYSVFNIGLFWVPYIKEEFLMRNLNGINPVNANDVFFSLHAVLFCLVYIIQAAMYERGGQKVSWTAVCLLLVAWVFALVSLFLAVAKQITWLDYLYYFSYIKLAVTLIKYVPQAYMNYSRQSTDGWSIGNVLLDFIGGNLSILQMILQSYNNDEWRLIFGDPTKFGLGLFSVVFDILFMIQHYCLYRQKPQYEVVTQQAD, from the exons ATGGTTGGTCTGGGCTTGGCCAAGAGATTGTTATCTGTTCAGCTCCTGCTCCTGTGGACACTGCCCAACATCTCTG ACTCCAGAGTGGATTTGTTTGCTCCTGCTGCCGTCACAATTGAGGAATACTCTACAGCTAACATCACCATTACTTCCAG tTCCCCTGTCAACCAGTCAGCTGTGATTCAGTTAAACGTCACCTACAGCTCCAAGTCCAACTACACATCCGTAATCACAGTGCCTGAGCAG GTGTTGCTGCCAGTTGAAGCAACCTCTGTCAATTTCAATGTGACAGCCCGTGCTGCCGGTCAGGTGACCACCCACCTGATTAGCAACAACACTGACTTCAACAG cttGTCGGTCAGGATCCATTTTATGGTTATCCATAGCAACATCCTGTTGGTAATCAGTCAGGTTATTGGCTGGATTTACTTCGTGGCCTGGTCGGTGTCCTTCTATCCACAAGCATGGGACAACTGGAAGAGAAAAAG tgttgtaGGTCTCAACTTCGACTTCCTGGCTCTCAACCTAACAGGCTTCATCGCTTACAGTGTCTTCAACATAGGGCTGTTCTGGGTGCCATATATAAAG GAGGAGTTTCTGATGAGAAACCTTAATGGAATTAACCCTGTCAATGCTAATGACGTCTTCTTCAGTCTCCAtgctgtcttgttttgtttggtgtACATTATCCAGGCTGCCATGTATGAG AGGGGGGGTCAAAAGGTTTCCTGGACGGCCGTGTGTTTGTTGCTGGTTGCCTGGGTGTTTGCTCTGGTCAGCTTGTTTCTAGCTGTAGCAAAACAGATCACCTGGCTGGACTACCTCTACTATTTCTCCTACATTAAACTAGCAGTCACTCTGATCAAATATGTGCCTCAG GCATACATGAACTACAGTAGACAGAGCACTGATGGGTGGAGTATTGGCAATGTGTTGTTGGACTTCATTGGAGGAAACCTCAGCATTCTACAGATGATTTTACAGTCTTACAACAACG ATGAGTGGAGGCTGATATTTGGCGATCCTACAAAGTTTGGTCTGGGCTTGTTCTCCGTGGTGTTTGACATCCTTTTCATGATTCAGCACTACTGTCTCTACAGACAGAAACCACAGTACGAGGTTGTCACACAGCAAGCAGACTGA